A genomic stretch from Helianthus annuus cultivar XRQ/B chromosome 1, HanXRQr2.0-SUNRISE, whole genome shotgun sequence includes:
- the LOC110928536 gene encoding uncharacterized mitochondrial protein AtMg00810-like, giving the protein MKEYGYHQSNVDHTLFLKRRNGLVTCLIIYVDDMIITGNDVEEITQLKENMFSKFKMKDLGNLKYFLRIEVLRSKQGIFICQRKYVLDLLAETGLIDCKPADTPMAVNHNLHMELNGELADKERYQRLVSKLIYLSHTRPDIAYVVGVVSQFMHVTP; this is encoded by the coding sequence ATGAAAGAATACGGGTATCACCAAAGTAATGTTGATCATACTCTGTTCCTCAAGAGAAGAAACGGCCTTGTAACTTGCTTGATCATATATGTAGACGACATGATTATTACCGGAAATGATGTAGAAGAAATAACACAGTTGAAAGAGAATAtgttttcaaaattcaaaatgaaAGATCTAGGAAATCTCAAGTATTTCCTCAGGATTGAAGTTCTCAGGTCTAAACAGGGGATCTTCATTTGCCAAAGAAAGTATGTCCTTGATCTTTTGGCGGAAACCGGGTTGATTGATTGTAAACCCGCAGATACTCCAATGGCGGTAAACCACAACCTTCACATGGAACTTAATGGGGAGCTTGCGGACAAAGAGAGGTATCAACGACTCGTGAGCAAGCTAATTTATCTCTCTCACACTCGTCCTGATATAGCGTATGTGGTTGGAGTAGTAAGTCAGTTCAtgcatgtcacaccctga